Genomic window (Acinetobacter sp. SAAs474):
AATTAATTAGATTTTAACACTCAATTGCTGTAGTCAGTTTCTGTTTCCAATGCTGTGAAAATCCGTTTTACCGCTTGTTTATCTGCTTTTTCGGGATTTCTTAGGATATTACCAATCCAATTTGCAAAGGTTGGATAGTCGGGGAAGTTACTCAAGTCTGAAATACTGCCTAATTTGCACAGAATCATGCTGTATTTTGCGATCTGTGGCTCAGTAAGAGGTTTTGTTATGTCTTGGTCATTCGTGGCTGTTTGGGCTGTTTCCGTGGCAATTTCGACTTGTTTGGACTTCTTCTGCTTAAACTTGAATGAGAATCCTGTAATCACTCGCCCTTTTTTGTGCTGTTCGTAGCTCGCTGTAATGTCGGTATGATCATTTATCTGCTTGAGTGCTAGCTCAATAACTCGCATCTTTAAGTTATCTGTTCTCGTGTATTCAGTATCTAAAACACCTATTCGTTTTCTAAACTCTTTTAGTTCAATAACAGGCGTTTTTCCTGTGCTACGCCAACAAATCAATAATTCATACATACGAACAGCATAGGCACTAGATAAACCACTAATCTGCTCAATATCGTACTGGCTAAACTGTTCCTCCAGTCTTGTAATCAATGGAACAACAGCAGGAGCAAAAATAATCTCAACCGTTGCCGTTTCATCAATATAAGCAATTTGTGATACCCATCGACTTGTAATATTCGCTCGTCCACGTTCTCGTTTTTCTTGGTAGCTAAATTGGCGTGCAAATAAGTCCTTGCAGGCATCTTTCAAAGCTTGATATGCCGTTGTTCTGTGTACGCCAAATTGATTGATATAACTTTCAGCATGAACAGTAAGAGGATCATTGGCATTAATTCCTTTACCTGATTCTCTTGCCTCAACAATAGCAAGCAGGATTAACCGCTGTTCAACAAGGTCCAAGTTGTAACTAGCGTTCATTAGGGCGTTATCTTTTACTATTAAATCGCTCATAACCT
Coding sequences:
- the repM gene encoding replication initiation protein RepM, whose protein sequence is MSDLIVKDNALMNASYNLDLVEQRLILLAIVEARESGKGINANDPLTVHAESYINQFGVHRTTAYQALKDACKDLFARQFSYQEKRERGRANITSRWVSQIAYIDETATVEIIFAPAVVPLITRLEEQFSQYDIEQISGLSSAYAVRMYELLICWRSTGKTPVIELKEFRKRIGVLDTEYTRTDNLKMRVIELALKQINDHTDITASYEQHKKGRVITGFSFKFKQKKSKQVEIATETAQTATNDQDITKPLTEPQIAKYSMILCKLGSISDLSNFPDYPTFANWIGNILRNPEKADKQAVKRIFTALETETDYSN